The proteins below are encoded in one region of Festucalex cinctus isolate MCC-2025b chromosome 2, RoL_Fcin_1.0, whole genome shotgun sequence:
- the lactbl1a gene encoding putative beta-lactamase-like 1, whose protein sequence is MKVKWTMLGMVVFFLLSVVMTVCFIWQYRLPKFKTVFVKESAIEDMCPRYPEPVPLKHPIISLRVALEKVDLLLRTSVDRTKLPAISAILVLNDSVLWIGNFGKKNISDPTSPAPNEYTVYRIASLSKIFPTLMLYKLWEDGLVDSLDDSVEKYTDNFTIKNPLGRDSQAASTSARNFHRAAITFRRMASHLSGLPRRLRSTNLLWNGDTRAALHELQDDVLVADPGTKCHYSNVAFSLMANVLADKVTGMDFEKWVSHNVLHRLNMKTTGFDMTPAIQRQMALGVYSDGQPAPLYNLGWYRPAGQMYSTTADMAKLLMALLDSYRRTLLRKDTLNTMLAPLFQCQSGYFASYTGTPWEINRQLGYDVIGKDGDLDGFAASLSLVPRLKLGVVVLMAGVRPPDQDLVKQIYSHLIPAVEGAFRDADLTPGPPPDPAPYVGFFTYRNTTFYEIKAGSDGALFMQQFGPQVDRNVPDNYQTIHLQYLEERVFRVAFKSPYPCKLKVNSASVSLETQDRQLFNFYLFNKKGVSPGFDSPGLNTYKVMRIARKPYFTT, encoded by the exons ATGAAGGTGAAATGGACCATGTTGGGCATGGTGGTCTTCTTCCTGCTCTCTGTGGTTATGACTGTCTGCTTCATATGGCAATACAGGCTGCCAAAGTTCAAGACAG TGTTTGTAAAAGAATCAGCAATTGAAGACATGTGCCCACGTTATCCTGAACCTGTGCCCCTCAAACATCCCATCATATCTCTACGAGTGGCTTTAGAGAAG GTTGATCTTCTCCTGAGAACCAGTGTTGACAGGACCAAACTTCCAGCaatatctgccattttggttttaaaTGACTCTGTTCTTTGGATTGGTAATTTTGGCAAAAAGAACATTAGTGACCCAACATCACCTGCACCCAATGAGTACACAGTATACAG AATTGCAAGCCTTTCCAAGATATTTCCCACCCTGATGTTGTACAAGCTGTGGGAAGATGGCCTCGTGGACTCGCTAGATGACTCAGTCGAGAAGTACACCGACAACTTTACCATCAAGAATCCACTGGGTAGAGACAGCCAAGCGGCATCCACCTCAGCCAGGAACTTCCACAGAGCTGCCATTACCTTCCGTAGAATGGCCAGCCATCTCTCTG GATTACCTCGAAGATTAAGGTCAACTAATCTGCTTTGGAACGGAGACACACGAGCGGCCCTTCACGAGTTACAGGATGATGTCCTTGTTGCCGATCCAGGAACAAA ATGTCACTATAGCAACGTTGCCTTTTCTTTAATGGCCAATGTCCTGGCCGACAAAGTGACTGGAATGGACTTTGAAAAGTGGGTGTCCCATAATGTTTTGCATCGGCTCAACATGAAGACCACGGGTTTCGACATGACCCCTGCGATTCAGAGACAGATGGCATTGGGCGTCTACAGCGACGGTCAGCCAGCTCCCCTCTACAACTTGGGCTGGTATCGACCTGCGGGTCAGATGTACTCCACAACAGCCGACATGGCAAAGCTTTTGATGGCTCTCCTGGACTCATACAGGAGGACACTCCTGAGAAAAGACACCCTAAACACGATGCTGGCCCCACTTTTCCAATGCCAGAGTGGCTACTTTGCTAGCTACACCGGCACGCCGTGGGAGATCAACCGGCAACTGGGCTATGATGTCATAGGAAAGGACGGCGACTTGGATGGCTTTGCAGCCTCTCTGTCGCTGGTGCCGCGCCTCAAATTAGGAGTGGTGGTCCTGATGGCCGGGGTGCGACCCCCAGACCAGGATTTAGTGAAGCAGATCTACAGCCATCTCATCCCTGCAGTGGAAGGCGCTTTCAGAGATGCTGACCTGACACCCGGACCGCCGCCTGACCCTGCTCCATACGTCGGCTTTTTCACTTACAGGAATACGACTTTCTATGAGATTAAAGCGGGGTCGGACGGGGCTCTGTTCATGCAACAGTTTGGACCACAGGTGGATCGCAACGTCCCAGACAACTACCAAACCATCCACCTTCAGTATCTTGAGGAAAGGGTGTTCAGAGTGGCCTTCAAGAGCCCATACCCTTGTAAGTTAAAGGTCAACAGTGCCTCTGTCTCCTTGGAGACTCAAGACAGACAGCTCTTTAACTTTTATCTCTTCAACAAAAAAGGCGTGTCACCCGGTTTTGATTCCCCGGGACTCAACACTTACAAAGTCATGAGGATAGCCAGAAAACCATATTTTACAACATGA
- the suv39h1a gene encoding histone-lysine N-methyltransferase SUV39H1-A, which yields MAEISKDCIVPSKMSWDGLEALCRLEGLHCKELGITKANVKEYEVEFLCDYKKTKEEEFYLVKWRGFPESVNSWEPKRHLKCPKLMKQFHLDLDQELRRQKRRSVPKKLDKEISTFLVQKAKLRHRLKRWETQLNLTCNHPGRIFVMNDVDFEGPPKNFTYINNYKAGPGIVFDEMAVGCECKNCFDDPVNGCCPGASLHRVAYNEFGQVRIRPGQPIYECNSQCLCSRDCPNRVVQKGIQFDLVIFKTDNGRGWGVRTLQRIKKNTFVMEYVGEIITTDEAEKRGHIYDREGSTYLFDLDYVEDVYTVDAAHQGNVSHFVNHSCNPNLQVFNVFVDNIDERLPRIALFSTRAIRAGEELTFDYKMQIDPVDSESSKMDSSFTLAGVSSSPKKRIRVECRCGSDSCRKYLF from the exons ATGGCGGAAATTTCGAAAG actgCATTGTGCCCAGCAAGATGTCGTGGGACGGTCTTGAAGCCCTGTGTCGCTTGGAGGGGCTTCACTGTAAAGAGTTGGGGATAACCAAAGCCAATGTCAAGGAGTATGAGGTGGAGTTCCTCTGTGACTACAAAAAGACGAAG GAAGAAGAATTTTACCTGGTGAAATGGAGGGGCTTTCCAGAGTCGGTCAACAGCTGGGAGCCCAAGAGGCACCTCAAATGCCCCAAACTGATGAAGCAGTTCCACCTGGACCTGGATCAGGAGCTGAGGCGCCAGAAAAGACGATCGGTCCCTAAAAAACTGGATAAGGAAATTTCAACATTCCTCGTTCAGAAAGCGAAACTCCGCCACAGACTGAAGAGATGGGAGACTCAGTTGAACCTAACCTGCAACCACCCTGGTCGCATCTTTGTCATGAATGATGTCGACTTTGAGGGTCCGCCAAAGAACTTCACTTACATCAACAACTACAAAGCAGGCCCCGGCATCGTTTTTGATGAAATGGCAGTGGGCTGTGAGTGCAAGAACTGCTTTGACGATCCGGTGAACGGATGCTGTCCTGGCGCATCATTGCATCGGGTCGCTTACAATGAGTTTGGCCAGGTCCGGATCAGGCCGGGACAGCCCATATACGAGTGTAATTCTCAGTGTCTCTGTAGCCGAGACTGTCCCAACAGAGTGGTGCAAAAAGGCATTCAGTTTGACCTGGTTATCTTTAAGACGGACAACGGTCGAGGATGGGGAGTCCGCACACTGCAGCGTATAAAGAAGAACACGTTTGTCATGGAGTATGTGGGAGAG ATCATCACAACAGATGAAGCAGAGAAACGAGGTCACATATACGACCGCGAAGGCTCGACGTACCTATTTGACCTGGACTATGTGGAGGACGTATACACGGTGGATGCTGCTCACCAGGGAAACGTCTCTCACTTTGTCAATCACAGT tgtaaTCCAAACCTGCAAGTGTTCAACGTTTTTGTTGACAACATTGATGAGAGGCTCCCAAGAATTGCTTTGTTTTCGACACGAGCCATTCGGGCAGGAGAGGAGCTCACCTTTGACTACAAAATGCAAA TTGATCCAGTTGACTCAGAAAGCTCCAAGATGGATTCCAGTTTCACCTTAGCAGGTGTCTCCAGTTCTCCAAAAAAGAGGATTCGAGTGGAGTGCCGGTGTGGATCAGACTCGTGCAGAAAATACCTCTTCTAA
- the LOC144013245 gene encoding protein-serine O-palmitoleoyltransferase porcupine-like, with amino-acid sequence MDMSSRLSMLMELAASCGVSTLQQGFEQIWRLLLVCLLSRLLFRLGGVSSANHVVSMCAGMYSLFLFFHLHMLWVMLLSLLCYLILLLGRHSSNKGLFLSTAILIYLLIGELHLIDTVTWHKIRGSQMVVAMKAISLAFDLDRGAVGALPTPAEFLGYVLFVGNVVFGPWISFSAYKAAVVGRPLSWLWLRRSSLSLFKSHICLLVSSCIAPYLFLLFIPINGNTFMHKWLSAYENALSFHFSNYFVGHLSESSSMIAGAGCVEEKDNIRWEMQVVKPLHVEMPRSMVMVVTSWNIPMSQWLKIYVFKNAMKLGTFPAILVTYTASALLHGLSFHLGAVLLSLGFITYVEHVLRKRLAAIFGACVLSRPCPPDCSHRHKKEYWVMLLNLIFSVLAIFHLTYLGSMFEEDVEEGYAAVHTIRRWSELKWASHWLVFVSWLFYRFIL; translated from the exons ATGGACATGTCCAGCAGGCTCTCGATGTTGATGGAGCTGGCCGCAAGTTGTGGAGTCAGCACACTCCAGCAGGGTTTTGAGCAAATCTGGAGGCTTCTGCTCGTTTGTCTTCTCAGCAGGCTGCTGTTCAGGCTGG GAGGCGTGTCCTCTGCAAATCATGTTGTGTCGATGTGTGCGGGGATGTACAGCCTTTTCCTCTTCTTTCACCTGCACATGCTGTGGGTGATGCTGCTCAGTCTGCTTTGCTACCTCATTCTTCTTCTTGGCCGACACTCCAGCAACAAAGGCCTCTTCCTCTCCACTGCCATTCTCATTTACCTCCTCATTGG agAGTTGCATTTAATCGACACAGTAACCTGGCATAAGATCAGAG GCAGTCAGATGGTGGTGGCCATGAAAGCCATTTCTCTGGCCTTCGACCTGGACAGAGGAGCAGTCGGCGCTTTGCCCACGCCAGCTGAGTTCCTGGGCTATGTTCTCTTTGTGGGCAACGTGGTCTTCGGGCCTTGGATCAGTTTTTCAGCATATAAGGCTGCTGTTGTTGGACGACCACTG AGCTGGTTGTGGCTGCGCCGTTCCTCCCTCAGCCTCTTCAAAAGTCACATTTGTCTGCTGGTGTCGTCTTGCATCGCGCCATACCTCTTCCTTTTGTTCATCCCCATTAATGGAAATACCTTCATGCACAA GTGGCTGAGCGCCTATGAGAATGCCTTGTCGTTCCACTTCAGTAACTACTTTGTGGGCCACCTCAGTGAAAGCAGCAGCATGATAGCAGGAGCTGGTTGCGTGGAGGAAAAAGACAACATCAGGTG GGAAATGCAAGTGGTCAAACCGCTTCATGTGGAAATGCCTCGCTCAATGGTTATGGTCGTGACGTCCTGGAATATTCCCATGTCACAGTGGCTTAAAATTT ATGTCTTCAAAAATGCCATGAAACTTGGTACTTTTCCCGCCATCCTGGTCACGTACACGGCCAGCGCTTTACTGCAT GGTTTGAGTTTCCACCTCGGAGCTGTGCTGCTCTCTTTGGGTTTCATCACATACGTTGAACATG TTCTGAGAAAGAGGCTTGCCGCCATCTTCGGTGCCTGTGTCCTGTCCAGACCCTGCCCCCCTGATTGCAGCCATCGCCATAAAAAG GAGTATTGGGTGATGCTACTGAACCTCATTTTCAGTGTCTTGGCCATTTTCCACCTCACCTACTTGGGCTCCATGTTTGAAGAAGACGTGGAAGAG GGTTATGCAGCCGTCCACACCATTCGGAGGTGGTCGGAGCTGAAGTGGGCAAGCCACTGGCTCGTATTTGTCTCCTGGCTTTTCTACCGTTTCATCCTGTAG